The bacterium genome has a window encoding:
- a CDS encoding 30S ribosomal protein THX, whose amino-acid sequence MGKGDKRSRKGKIRAGSYGKKRPKNKKKKAAAK is encoded by the coding sequence ATGGGAAAAGGTGATAAACGCAGCCGCAAAGGAAAAATTAGAGCAGGTTCTTACGGCAAAAAGCGTCCTAAAAATAAAAAGAAAAAAGCTGCCGCTAAATAA
- a CDS encoding GreA/GreB family elongation factor: MKDPDKNKVIAAIIQHIQSSMDVINAAIGDAHTAATHEETQAKSKYDTFALESSYLANGQTKRLAELDEGLQYFKNILPSALSQTISANHLIQLSKNDTPLYVLLAPCGGGIRVDVDDFTVSVITPDSPLGELLLGAHVGDFFDIKAKGQEIEYEVLAFK, encoded by the coding sequence ATGAAAGATCCCGATAAAAATAAAGTGATCGCTGCGATTATCCAACATATCCAATCCAGCATGGATGTTATTAATGCAGCCATTGGCGATGCTCACACCGCGGCTACGCATGAAGAAACGCAGGCTAAAAGTAAGTATGATACTTTTGCTCTGGAGTCGTCCTATTTAGCCAATGGCCAAACAAAGCGTTTGGCCGAGCTGGATGAGGGGCTCCAGTATTTTAAAAATATTCTTCCTTCAGCATTGTCTCAAACCATTAGCGCTAATCATCTTATACAACTTTCTAAAAACGATACTCCACTGTATGTTTTATTAGCGCCTTGTGGCGGGGGTATTAGAGTGGATGTGGATGATTTTACAGTAAGTGTTATTACCCCCGACTCTCCCTTGGGTGAGTTGTTATTAGGGGCGCATGTAGGTGATTTTTTTGATATTAAAGCCAAAGGGCAAGAGATTGAGTATGAAGTGCTTGCGTTTAAATAA